The DNA window TACCGCGTTGTCGACGGCGAACCTTTAGTTTACCCTATTTTTCGTTCGACTTTTGCTTTAATGCTGCGTTGGGCCTGGCGGTCGTGTGGGGGTTGTGTGGCGGTCGTGTGGGGGTTGTGTGGGGTCAGCCCCGTTGGGTGGCTGTGAGGAGACGCCATGTTTGCTGGGAGACGCTGTTTGTTTAGCTGCTTTGGCTTCAGTCAGCCGCCAGCCTTCTAAACGCAGCTTCAGAATAAACCCATCTTTTCCAGTCAGGGGGCACATGGTGCCGCTCCCCAACAGCTGCAGCTTGGTGCTGATCCGCGAGGCCTCATTTGAGCCGGGGTGACGAGCGGCTGAAGGCTGGAGCGGCTGTGTGGCGCCAGCCAGACGCAGCTGTTGGGAGTTCTGTCACATTACAGTCAAACACATCCTCGGTGTCATTAATGTCCCTATGAAAATGGTCTGGGAGGGGTCCCGATTCTTCAGAGGTGTTGGACACAGCTGGAGGTCCTCCAGGACATGACAGCATTTATGGGATGGATTATTCATATTGTAACAAATGTTGGTCTGTTCCTGTCAGCTAAAGCAGGAGAACCTGTTCAGCTGCCAACAGTGATCCAAGGAGCTTTAGGTCATCTTTAATAATGGAGTGACCTAACAGAAAAAGATGTGATACTAAAGCTTATGATGGGATTCTTGTCCTGCTTGTCGACTCTTCTCAGCTCAGCTGCCACCACAGGATGGAGCCTTGACAGGATCTTGACTGTAACAAAGTTAAAAACCTGAACAATGGTGATGAAAGACCCGATTATGGAAAATGTCTTCAACAATTGGACTCAGAGTATAACTGCATACGAGTACGTTAGGCTGCCTGTGAAACTAAATGGGTTCCACATGTGAAACATTTTGGGTTGCATGTTCTTCAGTGTAGAACTTTACATGCCATTCCTGTGGGACTTATTTGTAGATGGTGTATTTGGAAGAATTTCCACTGTTCCCAGGCCAAACTCTGTGGGTGTTTAATTGCGTGTGCCTCTCTCACTCCTCTTCTCAGTTCCAAAGGCCTCCATTGTGTCCAATATAATGACCTTCTTTGCTGTTCTCCTTAGTGGTTGGCCTAAACCTCCTCCAAAAGGAGCAAGAGACGTTATTGAGtgagaggccagaggccagaaaagagctgaaagaaAGACGCATCGTAATTGGATTGTTATTGAGTGACTGCTTGAGGCCTCTGGCTGACTGAATATGTGGGATCTCCTAAAGCTGAGGGATTGAGAGGATGATTAAATATAGCTTTCTATGCAGCTttgaacaggaagcagctgcacgtgcacttcctgtccagccGAGCCGTGTTTGGGACTAAAGGCTCTTAATTAAACTCACATTGAGCTTCTCTGTTCACTGTAACAGTCAAGTTGTCACCAGCCCCGTTTTCCGCATTAGCGTGAGCAGCAAGGCCATGAGAGCGAAGCAGCTGAAACCATAAATCGGCCTGAATGTGTCCCTCTGCAGAGGGCCCCTCACATGTCTTTAATAAAGGACCGTGTTCTGTCACTCTTGACATCATTTTCACCTCATGATTCAAACATCAGAAGGATTCATGCTAACTACGGCGCTTTGGGTTTCAAACCAGAACACTTAGACAGATGAATGCTGGAATTATTGGGAAAAAGAATTTACTCATCAAGTATCACCgccaccaggaccaggaccaggaccaggagaccagcagaGCATCCTACTCAAGAGGCTCCATTAGGATAAAAGGGCTGTAAGATCTGAAGACCTCATGGGCGTCAACAAAGTGGTCAGCGTATCAGGAAAACTGTTTGTAGACACAACCTCATTATTCCCATCACAGATGtcatcatacttagggggtcgtctaatcattaggtcacatcttagctatgctgttataggccaaggctgccgggggccagaaacatgatcacctgacaggcctctgtcaccccactgggtcatggtttcctctcctctcctctcctctcctctcctctcctctcctctcctctcctctcctctcctctcctctcctctcccctcccctccccctccttcctctcctctcctctcctctctcctctcctctcctctcctctcctctcctctcctcccctccccccccccccccccccccccccccccccccccccccccatcagcaggagggtccccctacatgagcctggtcctgctcaaggtttcttcctgttaaaggggagtttgtccttgccactgttgcttgtctggggtcaggccctgggattctggaaagtgccttgaaacaattttgattgtataagacgctatataaataaagattgattttattttattttatttgagaAGGGATACGCCCACTTTCCTTTAACGATAGAAACCAGCAAGCGTTGGCGACTGGACACGTCTGGAGGAAGCCTTTGCGGTCCTAATCCACCAGCATGTAGCCAGTAGCGTGTTGACCGTGGTATGTTGCATCCAAACAAAGGCTTGACACCATACATGACGAAGACGAGGCTCCGCTCAGGTCAGCGGGATCAAGAAGAGTCCTGATTCGACAGGAGAGCCTTTGTGATctgggcctggagctgcagagttCATGTGAATTGTCAGCATTCATCACCACGGCCGGCACAGACGCCATTGTTCCTCCACCACAACATGTCAACATTACGTGACAGGGTTCATGATTCGGGACACCATTAGTGCCGCGCTCATCAAGCATAGAGCTTTGTCTTCTGCTCATTAAGGAGCCTCATGATGCTGCTGTAAGAAAGCACAGCCATGTTCTTGCCTGTGTGCACGTCCTCATGCATGTGCGCACCAGCCTCACCCACATGTTCCTCACGAGGACCAGGAACAACTGAGCCAGCACTCCACTTATTCTCCAAATAAAGCGTCAACATTATCCAGAAGAAGGAACTCAACACCGACCTGAGGTTCATGTTTGAATTTTACATTTAAGAAATGTCATTTTTGAGTTAGTTTGTATAGAAAAATCTGATAAtactgaatgttttttttaggaTGAAGGGTTTTGgttctcttctgctctctgacTGTTCACAGAACATCGTTGGGTCACGCGTCCAGACCTTAGAGAAGGTTTTCCACCTTTATGACAAACGTCAGGACATCAGAAATAGATACAATCTGCTGGAAAAACGACCCAAAGATTCCAACTCACACAAATGCTTCTTTTATTGGATGATTGATAGACGTGATCGGGTTCAAGTGTTACGATTTCAAGCCCTGAAAGAACCGAATCGATCAGCTGTTTTCATAGCACCAATTCCAAATCAACGTTGTCTTATAACACACACAGCCCGTCTAGTTGAGCGCAGTTGTTAAGTTATTACAATGTTATTACAATCAGCCCCGTATTTGTTCATGTTCAGTCAGTATTTGTCAGTACAGTACTGCACCTCATCCCAGAGACGTTtccacacacatgaaacatgAGACGAGAGCCTTCACGTTCAACAAAAGCTGCATTCCTTAGTGGGTTTACTGGGATGACGGACACGTCTACAAATCAAAGCACTCAAGTGTaaagaaaacagtaaaactaTGAGCGAGCGGTGTACAAGGACTGCTTTAAGTATCCAACCAGAAGTACTATGAAACAGAAATACAATCAAAGTCTTTTCATGATGATAATTGTGTTCCAGCTTCTCAACTGGTGCACCTTGACTCACTGGAACCCCTCCCCAAGGTGGCAGATGGTGCCACCTGGTTTAACGTGTTCTGTAATACGCAAACCATGACCCCTGATCACCAGGACAGGGTGGAATTTAACCTTTGGCTTCACCCTTGAGGAGCTTTCATGGAGATTTTGTGTCCTTACACACATCAGACTGGGCTGTGATGGTCCTGATGGGTACAGCAGATGAAGGAGCTCAGCTTGTGACAGGATTCTTCTCCGGTAGAATCCAGTGCTTCATCAACATGGACCAGCTCCACCATCCTTGAGGATCTCCAGATGACTGTGGGTTGTTCTCACACATTCAGGGAGCTGCTTGAGTTTCAATCAAAAGATCCGCACAATGGCAGATGGACTTTGGTGACTGGTTTCTTGTGTGGTTGTTGTGTCTGGTTGTGGGGTGATGGACAGGACGTCCAGCTACGGTGGATATGTGTGTGTCCCAAATCGACCGAGGCCTTGGATTACCTAGCTGATAGCTAGCTACCTGATGCATTAGCCAGCCTGCTGACCCGTCAGAAATGactctaaaaataaaagattcaaAATCCCAGTGATCTGCTTCAGCTTCCACTCAGACTGCAAGATTATTTCGGTTTGATGGCAAAATGTATAGTTACGCCCCCCAGATAGTTCGGGCATAAAGGTGGACTGTTGTTAGTGTAGACCGACCCTTGGCTAGGTTGGGTCTAACATAGGGTACAGTCAGACCACCTCACTGGTCCACAAAGTTCACCTGATATGTGAGCTGGTGTCCATTGTCCCAGGCATACAAAACCTTCTCCTTGGGATTATAGTCAATCTGGGTGGTGAAGGAGAACTCGTTAGTGAACGGCAGGCGTGGGACGGCCTCGGTGTTGGTGTGGGTGTCGTAAGCATAGTCCACTTCACCCTCCTTCTGGTTGTACACGTTGACAGCGTACAGGATGCCGCAGATGATGAAACAGTTCCCGTAGGAGTTGCGTTTGAGGCCAGTCCTCCATGTTGTTTCCTTCTTCAGCGACAGGTCTCCAGGGTCCAATCTGCTGATGACGATCACTTCGTGCTGGTTAAAGTCGTAGTCCATGGAAGGGTAGATCACCCAGAGGCCGCTCTCATCCACTGCAAAGTCGATGTCGGAGTGCCCTCTCCATTTCCACGGGGTGGTGTCCTCATAAACCACGTCATGCAGCAGCGTCCAGGCCGCGACGTAGCGCATCCGCAGATCATACTTGATGATGTTCTTGGTGAAGGCTCTGTTGTAGTAGAATGCGCCGTTATAAACCACGTGACCCGTTCCAATCCAGTTGTACGGCAGTTTGTAAAGGTTACTCCACCTCCCTGGAAGAAATAAACACGTTTAACGCCTCATCGCATATTATACTAATTTAATATTAAGGATCCAGGGCTGGACTGCTGCTTGTGATCAGGAGACCTGATTAAGGCATTAATTACAGAAATGAAATCCTTCTGTGCTGCAGATCCTGCAGAGATCTGGACTCTCCACAGAGGCCAGTTATTTAATTGTAATTGATCATTCAAAATCCTACAGGTTAGATCTTAAATGCTTAGATGCTAGTAGAAGTTGATAATATAAGAACGCTTCCTGTTGCTACAAACGATGATGGCCTTTGGGGCGTACGTGCACTTAGTCAGCTGTAGTTGGATGTTTTCAacatgttgccatggttacgtTCTACTTGCAGAAAATAAGAGAGTTCTGGTGAAGTAGGAAAACATCAGCAGAACCACCGGCTCCGTCTCAAGCCTGAGGGCCGGCCCACACTCTTAATCCGTCTCCACTGGGCCCAGTTCAAAGCAAAGATGTCAGGGAACAGCAGGACCCGCTGCCACTCCAAATACCAAGTCATCCGAACACAGCTGTGAGCTAACGGCACCACGGGACGCCTGACATGGAGGTGCCTCCAGAAAAGCCGTTGTCCAAACACATCTAGATCAACAAGGGGAGGGGAGATCATCTCAGCTCTCCTGGAGAGTAAAATCCAGTTCCTTACTTCTTCTGGATCTGTGGAGAGTTtatcccccacctcccccccgcTGCAGCCACGCCGGCGTGCGTCCATCTCCACTAACATACCATAATATTCCTCCTCAGGAGGAGTAAAAGACACGATGGCAAAGCACATGTTCAGGTTTCTTTTAACTCTTTactctgtttttccttctctgttCAGCTGTTAGTTTGCTGGTCTCCTTCAGTCCTGTAAAAAGTTACCACATGtacataaaagaaaagaaactctCAAAGTCAAAGTCTGTAGGTGGACCAGAGTCACAGCTTCAGCAGAAACATCTCACTCAGGGACACAAAACAACAGccataaaaataaagcaacaaatgaTTCCATAAGAACTTCCTGGTGTAAAATATCACACCAAATCAAAGCTCACCTTGCTTAAAGTTGTCCAGGTTGCGGAATTCCACCAGGTTGTTGCCATAGTAATAGTTAGTCACGTAGATCTTGGAGTCTTTAGCCAGCGGGTCCTTCATCCAGGCTCCTTCGTTCCGTCCGTAATTGTGGTGCTTCCTGGGCAGGTCGATCGATGCTACTGTCCCGTCACAGTTGAGGAGCTTCCCTGGAAGAACCAGACAGAACGTCATGTATGTGCTGCACTAGGttctaggctaggctaggctctCAGCTGGTACCTGCTCTGTGCAGACTGGGACGACTGTTGTTGTTGGAGTTGTCCAGAAACAGCACAATGGTTGGGGCTGCTTTTTCAGAAGCTGCTGTGGTGACAGTGGTCGCTGTGGTGCTGCTCCTAGTTGTCATGCTTGCAGTggtggtactggtactggtggtaCTGGGAGTGGCAGTGGTTTCAACAGGTTGACCTGCAGTGGCCTCAATGGTTTCCAAGACCATCTCAGATCCATCATCATCTGACTGGTTTTCTGTGAACTGATGGAGAGTGAATGTTTTTGCAGGATGatctgaaaaaggaaaagaaagaatcaGGATTTTTACAGCATCAAACCTGAATCTGTGTCTTCTGTGTCACTTCATGCAgacaaaatgaagaaatgatgCTAATATCAATACAATCGGGAAATGCACAAAGCAACTTGAACCTCTACATTTAGCCATTTTAGTGCTGGAGGTGGGCATATAGGGTCCATGCTGCTAATGCATGCTAGGCTAAAACTGTCTGCTGTTTTTGACTGGAGCCATCTGGCACTTGCTGACAGTCTGATGACATGTGACATTCTAACATACTGGTAATGTAATGTCGGTTCCTGTAGAAGACAGCTTTATGAGTGTGTCCTGTACAAAGGCGGCATGCCTAGTCATTCCGCTCGACTTTAAGAGGGTTGAGGGCATCAGGAAAGGTGTTCTCACTCTTTGTGATTGTCCCTGCTCAGCCCCGAGGGGGCTGAAGCTCTGGCAGCACTCCATTCACACAACATTCCTCCAGCTTCAAGTGTTTGGTCAATAAAAGATTTGAATTAGTCACACGCTAAATGTGCAGCTGTAATCATGATCTGTCCTCACTTGACCCAGAAAAACAAAGGTAGGGTATATGTTCCACCCCGGCTTGAGCTCTCACCTTCTCCCTGCTCGTCTTCATCAGTCTTGGATGCCTTGTAGTACGTGATACCTCTCACTACTCCAGGCTGGTGTGCCACCACCTTGGCTTTGGCTGTAGGGCCAGGCTTGACCACCTTTCCGGGTTTGATGATTTCTTTCTTGGGCTTTATGACCTTTTCTTTGGGTGGTTTGGGTAGAGGTTTGGCTCCAGGAGACTTTTTGTTGGCCGTACTTACAGCCTCTTTCCCTTTCTCATCACTAGCACCCTGTTAATAAGAGCATGGAGTTAAGTCAGGCTTCATTATTGGTGGCCAACAGGCAACACCAACCATCTGTGAGTCAGTTCAGCCTCACCATCCAGGAAAGGGTTACTTCATTCCAGAACAAAGGGTTACCAGCACAATAGTAAAGGCCCGTCCACCCACTGCTGTCTCTAACCAGGCGACACTACATCCTGTAGACAAGGACTACCCAGGAGACGCAGAGAGGAGCTCCAACATCATCACCTGCATCTACAACTCCCATACTCTACAAAGTTCTCTATCAGCTTCTACTGGATCCCAGTCAAGCAGCATTGGCTTTACCACCACAACACGTACCGGTCACAGCACCGAAGGTGGGAAACCACAAAACTCTCAACTATTTCAGAGAAACAATACTTGGTCACATTAATTTGGGGTAATCAGGACAGGACAAAAGCAGGTGGAGAACACGTGGAACAATCAGGATTGTGTAAACGTGTGGAGACCAGGCCCACCGGAGATCTAAAACCAGGATTCTATCAGAAATTTTAGACCTGAAAAAGGACTGTGGCTTGGAGGGGTGGAGACAAGAGGAGATCATCAAGATCACTCCTTCAGTTTTATCACATGAAGAAAACGTCCCCTTGCATCCAAAGGTTGCTTCACCAGATTCATGCCTGATCTGGACCAGGCCTGATCTGGTCCTGGCGGCACTGCTGTGTGAATGGAAACATATGTGGTCTCACCAGTGATCTCCCGTCAGAAGAATCCTTCTGCAGCAGGTGCAGGCTGAGGCTGGAGATTTCCTTCTTGATGCCCATCATGATGTTGGAGTAATTCTCATATCTCTTAAACTGGTTGGTCAGGCTCATCATGCTGTCCCGGACAAACTCGTTCTCTCTCGTCAGGTTGGTCTTGATCGTCTGTAAGATCACAGCAGTTCTCAACATTTGGTACAGACATCTGGGTCAGTAAACATCAACACACGGGGTCGGTAAACATCAACACACTGGGTCGGTAAACATCAACACACTGGGTTAGTAAACATCAACACACTGGGTTAGTAAACATCAACACACTGGGTCGGTAAACATCAACACACGGGGTCGGTAAACATCAACACACTGGGTCGGTAAACATCAACACACGGGGTCGGTAAACATCAACACACTAGGTCAGTAAACATCAACACACTGGGTTGGTAAACATCAACACACTGGGTCAGTAACCATCAATAGACTTAGTTACTAACATactcgcacgcacgcgcacgcacacgcacgcacgcacacacacacacacacacacgttacccatctcctaaccctgaccaacCTAACTCACCCCTTAACCTTGACTTTGACTGAAACCCAAGTATAACCCTCAAATAGACTTGTTGTGTGTGGAGGGACACATGcacgcagcccccccccccccacacacacacaccccacacacacagttctaaTGTCAGCCATGTGCTTGGATGACCCTACATGGCAGATCAAAGACGTGGGGTGACCTACCTCCTCGAGTGTGTTCATCTGAGACACCACCTTATTGATGTAGGAGTGCACTTTCATGAGGTCCATGCTGTAGAGGGTTCCTTCCAGCAGATCCACCATGGACTGAAGCTGGATAAAGAGCAGAAGAAGTTCATTCAGGCCTGTGTTGCTCAGCAGGAATCCCTTCGTTCCCTCTCTCTACATCAACCCATCTCCCTCaactctccatccatcttctccttgtcagtgtgagtgtgagagctTTACTGCCTTCACCAGAGGCACCACATAAAATCTGCTCAAACATCTGGAACTACCTCCTGTTGCAGTCtgttgatgtttctgctgccaGTGGAAGAAGACAGTAGGAAGaacatgtcttcatgtcttcaCAGCCTGAGTGGTGATTGATGCAAACGATGTTAGAGAGGTTCAGTCACCTTCAGTAACTCTGGGGCctgtttcttcagcttctccatCTTCCACTCGTTCTCACAGGGGTTGAGCGATGAAGGGGGGGCTGTGCATGAGCATCGACAGTCAGATCCAGAGCTCACTGTCTCCACCGTGTAGAAGTCCTCCACCCGCACGCTGCCGCTCTTCAGCCGGAGGCAGGCGTCCTTGCTCAGAGGACGCATGATGCACTTGCAGCGACAATCTGAACCTTCTGACGTCATCCGGACCGGCTCGCTCTCTCCGAAGATCTAAACAACATGATCGCTTCCTGTTATCTCTCATTGTCAGACGGTGCCTAAACTATTAAAGTTCAGGAGAACAAGATTCAAGTAACAATGACACCAAACATATATAtgaaaacaaaagtcaaaattTTTCTGGTTCCTTGTAACATTATGTTATTTAATGTGTGGTGATGGTAGGTTCATCGAATGGTAGGTGGCCACAGGGAGCTGAGATCTTCAGGGTCCTCTCAGGAGACACCCCGCTGAGGACAGGTCTCCTGGAAGTGGACAATTATTTTTCTATTCTTCTAATAAATTGATGCTACAGCCTTTAAAGTAGCAGAGATGTCAAGGGCAGTACGGCGTTAGCGAGTGTGTGGGGGGTAGAAGattgtggagctgctgctctggtggtTTCTGAGGACCTGGGAGAGAACGCTGAACTTCCAGCTTCATTATTGTTCCAGTCCTGCTGGAAttctatcaataacaaatcaaggTTGACTGAAGGGAAACGGGTACAATGGAAGGAAAGTCAGGTCAGAAAATatgaacacttcctgtttcaacaGTGTCTGATGGGATGCACTGCGaattcaccatggcaacggaaaaacacacagacctgTTTGTGCTCCCGCTGGGTTACATGTTAAAGTTGAGTTTAAGAATTCACAACTgtggaaatggagaaaagacTCAGCAAGAATGAGCTGATGGTTCTGCCCGAGCAACAGATTTGCTCTGGTTGGTTTTGAGTAGATTATGGTCTGGTATTATGGGCTGGTGTTTGTTCATATATTTCTGtgatctgtgctgctgcagggttTCCATGGCCGCGCTAAGAGGAAAGAAGTGGCTCATTAGTGGAGGAATGTCGGCCCAGTAAAGAGGAAGACGTGGTGAGCCTGTGTACCCCCATTACTGCAGACACACCGGGAGGGGTTCTGATGCTGGGCAGGACCCCAGGCGGGCCAAACTGACCCATGTCAAACAAAAAGGCAGCAGGTTGACAAATCCTACGACCACATGAAAACAGAGTGGATTAGCAGATTAACCctgaggagcaggagccctCACAAGACCTTCTGAACCTCATTATTAACAAAGATCAACCTCTGCCTGCATGGCAACATCAGCTTAACCTTTCAAAGTCctgaaagaaaaggcagaagcCAGTTCTTCGTTCACTTTGGTGCCTGTGCAGCTTCACCTCACAGGCATTAATGCAGGAGGCTTCTGGAATTCAGCGC is part of the Takifugu rubripes chromosome 21, fTakRub1.2, whole genome shotgun sequence genome and encodes:
- the olfml2a gene encoding olfactomedin-like protein 2A, translated to MWRSTKVLVLLLVLWKDASSQNKIFGESEPVRMTSEGSDCRCKCIMRPLSKDACLRLKSGSVRVEDFYTVETVSSGSDCRCSCTAPPSSLNPCENEWKMEKLKKQAPELLKLQSMVDLLEGTLYSMDLMKVHSYINKVVSQMNTLEETIKTNLTRENEFVRDSMMSLTNQFKRYENYSNIMMGIKKEISSLSLHLLQKDSSDGRSLGASDEKGKEAVSTANKKSPGAKPLPKPPKEKVIKPKKEIIKPGKVVKPGPTAKAKVVAHQPGVVRGITYYKASKTDEDEQGEDHPAKTFTLHQFTENQSDDDGSEMVLETIEATAGQPVETTATPSTTSTSTTTASMTTRSSTTATTVTTAASEKAAPTIVLFLDNSNNNSRPSLHRAGKLLNCDGTVASIDLPRKHHNYGRNEGAWMKDPLAKDSKIYVTNYYYGNNLVEFRNLDNFKQGRWSNLYKLPYNWIGTGHVVYNGAFYYNRAFTKNIIKYDLRMRYVAAWTLLHDVVYEDTTPWKWRGHSDIDFAVDESGLWVIYPSMDYDFNQHEVIVISRLDPGDLSLKKETTWRTGLKRNSYGNCFIICGILYAVNVYNQKEGEVDYAYDTHTNTEAVPRLPFTNEFSFTTQIDYNPKEKVLYAWDNGHQLTYQVNFVDQ